Proteins co-encoded in one Methylomonas albis genomic window:
- a CDS encoding SDR family NAD(P)-dependent oxidoreductase — translation MNASNTAPPLQGQTALVVQAHTGIGAAVAEAFAAAGAKVMINYLHENAGANQVAQRIRIKQGHAMIFQADVSQENQVKSMFDVLVAYWGGLNILVTNTELDIDGWTGNINPEQWRGILIQNLSGQFLCVRQAMREFSRQGSRPESPSSAANILCVSSLQNVSSPPGQVRYAVCKAEMSSLFNAFASELNQENIDIALASAITPCVAEYAYSYQTPAIASGSTALISREQQDIATTAVGLAALV, via the coding sequence ATGAATGCGTCAAATACTGCGCCGCCACTACAAGGCCAAACGGCATTAGTCGTTCAAGCCCATACGGGTATTGGTGCCGCGGTAGCGGAAGCGTTCGCCGCGGCCGGTGCCAAGGTGATGATTAATTATCTACATGAAAACGCGGGAGCCAACCAGGTTGCGCAACGTATTCGCATCAAACAAGGACACGCCATGATATTTCAAGCCGATGTTAGCCAGGAAAATCAAGTTAAAAGCATGTTTGATGTCCTTGTCGCTTATTGGGGTGGCCTGAATATATTGGTCACTAATACCGAGTTGGACATTGATGGCTGGACGGGGAATATCAATCCGGAGCAATGGCGGGGAATCCTTATTCAGAATCTGAGCGGGCAATTTCTGTGCGTTCGGCAGGCCATGCGAGAATTTTCCAGACAAGGCTCCCGGCCTGAATCGCCAAGTTCAGCCGCCAACATCCTCTGTGTATCCTCTTTACAAAATGTTTCAAGTCCGCCCGGGCAAGTCAGGTACGCCGTCTGCAAGGCGGAGATGAGTAGTTTGTTCAACGCTTTTGCTTCAGAGTTGAATCAAGAAAATATCGACATTGCTCTCGCTTCAGCAATTACTCCCTGCGTTGCTGAATATGCGTATAGCTACCAAACGCCGGCAATAGCATCAGGCTCGACAGCGCTTATTTCGCGCGAACAGCAGGATATCGCAACAACCGCTGTCGGCTTGGCCGCGCTTGTATAG
- a CDS encoding putative lipoprotein has protein sequence MNSYRPFILATTVILGIALISGCSFSTSSESSSDSSTGIFKSASSPFTSSSDSSRNKHDKYETDVADYTATFVVSSSGSLDSFRGRISELAESHEITNWESDRDTYVGIGRGLAKAGLGKPQISAFTESLSNNEPWKKQAIEEGLKK, from the coding sequence ATGAACTCATACAGACCCTTTATTTTGGCAACTACTGTTATTCTCGGAATAGCATTAATCAGCGGCTGTTCGTTTTCCACCAGTTCCGAAAGCTCGTCCGACAGTAGCACTGGAATCTTCAAAAGCGCCTCCAGTCCATTTACCTCCAGCTCCGACTCGTCGCGTAACAAGCACGATAAATACGAAACCGACGTGGCCGACTATACCGCTACCTTCGTGGTATCCAGCAGCGGTTCGCTGGATAGTTTTCGCGGGCGCATCAGCGAACTGGCCGAAAGCCACGAAATTACCAATTGGGAAAGCGACCGCGATACTTACGTGGGCATAGGCCGTGGACTTGCTAAAGCCGGGCTCGGCAAGCCGCAAATTTCGGCATTTACCGAAAGTTTGAGCAATAACGAGCCTTGGAAGAAGCAAGCCATCGAAGAAGGTTTGAAAAAATAA
- a CDS encoding lactonase family protein, producing MKNTFKRTAISLCLASCLPTLAFADYRHESEETLYTLSNAAVQNEVLAFQRADDGHMEAVGSYATGGVGTGSGLGNQGALALSENKRFLLAVNAGSNDVSVFRIERDGLKLVDRAAEQGLTPVSVTVSHNRAYVVNSGDDSIFGFEFNPATGKLKPLAKSYRKLSAQGSGPAQISFDRDADALVVTEKATNKITSFSLTEQGLPHSRHIVDSSGTTPFGFSFGRHGQFFVAEAQGGAVNGATVSSYQLEEDGSAHLIDGAIAVGQTAACWLVTTPNGRIAFTADTPASAISSFAIDRTGHLDLLNSKAAEEIRPTDLAMATDGSVLYTLSGGDHSIGVYSINKTGALKKLESLDTLPAGVTGLVVR from the coding sequence ATGAAAAACACATTCAAACGTACGGCAATTTCGCTTTGCCTGGCTTCATGCTTGCCTACGCTGGCTTTTGCCGATTATCGCCACGAATCCGAAGAAACGCTGTACACGCTGTCCAACGCTGCCGTTCAGAATGAAGTGCTGGCATTTCAGCGCGCTGACGACGGTCATATGGAAGCCGTCGGCAGTTATGCCACTGGCGGCGTGGGAACGGGCAGCGGCCTTGGTAATCAAGGTGCTCTGGCGCTGAGCGAGAACAAACGCTTTCTGTTGGCGGTCAATGCCGGCAGCAACGATGTTTCGGTATTTCGAATTGAGCGGGACGGGCTCAAACTCGTCGATCGCGCCGCTGAACAGGGCTTGACGCCGGTTAGCGTGACCGTCAGCCATAACCGGGCTTACGTGGTTAACTCGGGCGACGATTCGATTTTCGGTTTCGAGTTCAATCCGGCCACCGGCAAACTGAAACCGCTGGCAAAATCCTACCGTAAACTCAGCGCGCAAGGTTCCGGTCCGGCGCAAATCAGCTTTGATAGGGATGCGGACGCCTTGGTGGTGACCGAAAAAGCCACCAATAAAATCACCAGCTTTTCTTTGACCGAACAGGGTTTGCCGCACAGCCGCCATATTGTCGATTCTTCGGGAACCACGCCTTTCGGTTTCTCTTTCGGCCGGCACGGCCAGTTCTTTGTGGCCGAGGCCCAAGGCGGCGCGGTGAATGGCGCTACGGTTTCATCTTACCAATTGGAGGAAGACGGTTCTGCTCATCTGATCGATGGCGCGATTGCGGTCGGGCAAACGGCAGCCTGCTGGCTGGTAACCACACCGAACGGCCGCATCGCATTTACCGCCGATACCCCGGCCAGTGCCATCTCCTCGTTCGCTATCGATCGAACCGGACACCTCGACTTGCTGAATTCGAAAGCGGCCGAAGAAATTCGGCCGACCGATTTGGCCATGGCCACCGATGGTTCGGTTCTGTACACCTTGAGCGGGGGTGACCACAGCATCGGCGTATATAGCATCAACAAGACTGGCGCCCTGAAAAAGTTGGAAAGCCTGGATACCTTACCGGCGGGCGTGACCGGACTGGTCGTTCGTTAA
- a CDS encoding protein-methionine-sulfoxide reductase heme-binding subunit MsrQ produces the protein MTIKNLDNRALSCVKTLVFLLALLPLTKLAVAAYWDNLGANPIEKITHNTGYWALTFLLITLAVTPLRRMSGWLWLIRLRRMLGLFAFFYATLHLSTYLVLDQFFDWDAMGKDIVKRPYISIGFSAFIMLIPLAISSSDAAIRRLGGKRWRALHRLIYPCAVAGVGHFWWLVKKDLTRPVIFLVLLGLLLGIRLAYRYLNNRKQKETLYAN, from the coding sequence ATGACTATTAAAAATCTCGATAACCGCGCCCTGAGCTGCGTTAAAACCCTCGTGTTTTTACTGGCCTTGCTACCGCTAACCAAATTGGCCGTAGCCGCTTATTGGGACAATTTGGGCGCCAATCCCATTGAAAAAATCACCCATAACACCGGATACTGGGCTTTGACCTTTTTGCTGATTACCTTGGCAGTCACCCCGCTACGGCGGATGTCGGGCTGGCTATGGTTGATACGTTTACGGCGCATGCTGGGCTTGTTTGCGTTTTTTTATGCCACACTGCACTTATCAACCTATTTGGTTTTGGACCAGTTTTTCGATTGGGACGCAATGGGGAAGGACATCGTCAAGCGGCCTTATATCAGCATCGGTTTTAGCGCGTTCATCATGCTGATTCCACTGGCCATCAGCTCCAGCGACGCCGCGATCCGGCGCCTGGGCGGCAAACGCTGGCGGGCATTGCACCGCTTGATCTATCCTTGCGCCGTTGCCGGTGTGGGCCATTTTTGGTGGCTGGTGAAGAAGGATCTAACCAGGCCCGTTATTTTCCTCGTATTACTGGGTTTGTTACTGGGCATACGCTTGGCTTACCGCTATTTAAACAATCGCAAACAAAAAGAAACGCTGTATGCGAACTAA
- a CDS encoding YbeD family protein, which produces MSETESLLEFPCQFPIKAMGKHRDDFDAIVVEIVRRHVPDILEGAVTTRPSKAGNYLSVTVMIEAHSREQLDAIYMGLTACPDVLMAL; this is translated from the coding sequence ATGAGCGAAACTGAAAGCTTACTGGAATTTCCCTGCCAGTTCCCTATCAAGGCGATGGGCAAGCATCGTGACGACTTCGACGCTATCGTCGTGGAAATCGTCCGCCGCCATGTCCCGGACATCCTGGAGGGCGCGGTCACCACCCGACCGAGCAAAGCCGGCAATTACCTGTCGGTAACCGTGATGATCGAAGCCCATAGCCGCGAACAGTTGGACGCGATCTACATGGGCTTGACCGCCTGCCCCGATGTGCTGATGGCTTTGTAA
- the lipA gene encoding lipoyl synthase, with amino-acid sequence MTLNAPSRSTPETHQRNADKLSRIPVKVEKPEQILRKPDWIRIKLPTGDQVNRIKQSLRENRLHTVCEEAACPNLSECFNHGTATFMIMGDLCTRRCPFCDVAHGKPQALDAEEPANLAATIAAMALKYVVITSVNRDDLRDGGASHFAACITAVRSESPSTTIEVLVPDFRGRMDTALDILQQQPCDVFNHNLETVPRLYLQARPGADYHVSLTLLQQHGQRLPNVPTKSGLMLGIGETEAEVIDVMKDLLAHGVSMLTLGQYLQPSKDHLAVQEYVHPDQFRRYAEIARELGFQQVASAPLVRSSYHADLQAAGVGK; translated from the coding sequence ATGACACTCAACGCCCCTTCCCGCTCCACGCCAGAAACTCATCAACGTAATGCCGACAAGCTGTCGCGGATTCCGGTAAAAGTGGAAAAGCCCGAGCAAATCTTACGCAAGCCGGATTGGATCAGAATCAAACTGCCGACTGGCGACCAGGTCAACCGCATCAAACAATCTCTGCGCGAAAACCGCCTACACACGGTCTGCGAAGAAGCCGCCTGCCCCAACTTGAGCGAATGCTTTAACCACGGCACCGCCACTTTTATGATCATGGGCGATTTGTGCACCCGCCGCTGTCCGTTCTGCGATGTCGCCCACGGCAAGCCGCAAGCTTTGGACGCGGAAGAACCGGCCAATCTGGCCGCGACCATCGCCGCGATGGCTTTGAAATACGTGGTGATCACTTCTGTAAACCGCGATGATTTGCGCGACGGCGGCGCCAGCCATTTTGCCGCTTGCATTACGGCAGTTCGTAGCGAGTCCCCCAGCACCACCATTGAGGTATTAGTACCTGATTTTCGTGGCCGGATGGACACTGCGCTGGACATTCTGCAACAACAGCCCTGCGATGTGTTCAATCACAATCTGGAAACCGTGCCGCGCCTGTATCTGCAAGCCCGCCCCGGCGCCGATTACCATGTCTCGCTGACACTCCTGCAACAACACGGCCAGCGCTTACCGAATGTGCCGACCAAGTCCGGCTTGATGCTGGGTATAGGCGAGACCGAAGCGGAAGTGATAGACGTGATGAAGGACTTGCTGGCCCACGGCGTCAGCATGCTGACTTTGGGCCAATATTTACAGCCCAGCAAGGACCATTTGGCGGTACAGGAATACGTTCATCCCGACCAATTCCGGCGCTATGCGGAAATCGCCCGCGAACTGGGTTTTCAACAGGTTGCCAGCGCGCCATTGGTGAGGTCTTCTTATCATGCTGATTTGCAGGCAGCGGGTGTCGGTAAATAG
- the bufB gene encoding MNIO family bufferin maturase has translation MALTQQQARHASVSSTIPARAGIGLRSPHHQDALLSPVRTGWLEVHSENYFGQGGIPLRDLEAIRADYPISLHGVGMSLGSVDELDRQHLRQLQNLIQRIEPGLVSEHLSWSSFGGRYLNDLLPMPYTDETLTHLTARISQVQDYLGRQLLIENPSSYLEYGFSSYSESSFINELAQRSGCGILLDVNNVYVSCVNHGWNALDYLSDIAADKVGEIHLAGHAVKTVGEQSILIDTHNAPVSDAVWQLYQTAIQHLGNRPTLIEWDADLPAWQVLVAEAATADRYLEQAYVQAA, from the coding sequence ATGGCCCTCACTCAGCAACAAGCTAGACATGCATCAGTGAGCTCGACGATTCCGGCCCGTGCCGGAATCGGACTCCGCTCGCCGCATCATCAGGATGCTTTACTCAGCCCCGTCCGGACTGGATGGTTGGAAGTGCATAGCGAAAATTATTTCGGCCAGGGCGGTATTCCGTTACGCGACCTGGAAGCTATCAGGGCCGATTATCCAATCAGCCTGCATGGCGTCGGCATGTCCCTGGGTTCCGTCGACGAGCTGGACCGACAACACTTACGCCAATTGCAAAATCTAATTCAACGCATCGAACCGGGATTAGTGTCCGAGCATTTAAGCTGGAGTTCCTTTGGCGGCAGGTATCTGAACGATCTGCTGCCGATGCCTTATACCGATGAAACGCTGACTCATTTAACCGCACGCATCTCTCAGGTACAGGATTACTTGGGCAGACAGCTATTGATCGAAAACCCGTCCAGCTATCTCGAATACGGCTTTTCCAGTTATTCGGAAAGCTCATTTATCAATGAACTCGCGCAACGTTCCGGCTGCGGCATTTTGCTGGACGTGAATAATGTCTATGTGTCCTGTGTCAATCACGGCTGGAATGCGCTGGATTATTTATCGGATATAGCCGCTGACAAAGTCGGCGAAATTCATCTGGCGGGGCATGCCGTCAAAACAGTAGGCGAGCAGAGCATTCTGATCGATACCCATAACGCACCGGTCAGCGACGCGGTCTGGCAACTGTACCAAACTGCAATTCAACACTTGGGCAACCGCCCGACCTTGATCGAATGGGATGCCGATTTACCCGCATGGCAAGTGTTAGTGGCGGAAGCCGCCACAGCCGATAGGTATTTGGAGCAGGCTTATGTACAGGCTGCATGA
- a CDS encoding DoxX family protein: protein MDKLVPLGNLILRCWVAYAFWVSGLLKLQSWDSTLYLFENEYAVPLLPAEFAAMLGTVVELAGPLLLASGLFGRGAAALLFLFNLVAVMSYPDLGAAGIEQHKEWGIMLLVCWLQGSGKLSLDAGIKRCLFPLVEYSVATAKNQEKT from the coding sequence TTGGATAAGCTCGTGCCCTTGGGCAATTTAATCCTGCGTTGCTGGGTAGCCTATGCGTTCTGGGTGTCGGGTTTACTCAAATTACAAAGCTGGGACAGCACCTTGTACCTGTTCGAAAACGAATACGCCGTGCCGCTATTGCCGGCAGAATTTGCCGCCATGTTGGGCACGGTGGTTGAACTGGCCGGTCCGCTGTTATTGGCAAGCGGTCTGTTTGGGCGGGGTGCGGCTGCGCTGCTGTTTCTGTTCAATCTCGTCGCGGTAATGTCCTACCCCGATTTGGGAGCAGCCGGCATTGAGCAGCATAAAGAATGGGGCATCATGCTGCTCGTCTGTTGGTTACAGGGATCGGGCAAGTTATCGCTCGATGCAGGGATAAAACGATGCCTTTTTCCACTGGTCGAATACAGCGTAGCGACGGCAAAAAATCAGGAGAAAACATGA
- a CDS encoding BufA1 family periplasmic bufferin-type metallophore, producing MKNVNTVVSTAMASLIALGALGLQSEAFAADKKDVEKCYGVAKAGKNDCKTLSNACAGHSTADNQKDAFIALPAGSCERIVGGSLEAPADMK from the coding sequence ATGAAAAACGTAAACACTGTTGTATCGACCGCCATGGCTTCACTGATTGCCTTGGGTGCTTTGGGCTTGCAATCCGAAGCGTTTGCCGCCGACAAAAAAGACGTAGAGAAATGTTACGGCGTCGCCAAAGCCGGTAAGAACGACTGCAAAACACTCTCCAATGCCTGTGCCGGGCACTCCACTGCCGACAATCAAAAAGATGCGTTTATCGCCTTGCCTGCCGGTAGTTGCGAACGGATTGTCGGCGGCAGCCTGGAAGCGCCCGCGGATATGAAATAA
- the lipB gene encoding lipoyl(octanoyl) transferase LipB, translating into MSLAEFIPSQATTALRNLGQQDYLGVWQAMQHFTGERNGNTADEIWIVEHPPVYTLGLNGKREHLLKANGIDIVESDRGGQVTYHGPGQLVVYLLVDLRRLNKGPRQMVTILENAVINTLRQYGIAAQAEPKAPGVYVNQQKIASLGLRIKHGCCYHGLSINNDMDLAPFADINPCGYAGLQVTQLADLGVKISTQELAVPVVHQLLQAIEI; encoded by the coding sequence GTGTCGTTAGCTGAGTTTATTCCATCCCAAGCGACCACCGCACTGCGCAATCTCGGGCAACAAGACTATCTCGGCGTTTGGCAGGCCATGCAGCACTTCACCGGTGAACGCAATGGCAACACCGCCGATGAAATCTGGATCGTCGAGCATCCGCCAGTTTACACCCTGGGTTTAAACGGCAAGCGCGAACATCTACTCAAAGCTAACGGTATCGACATTGTCGAAAGCGACCGCGGCGGTCAGGTAACCTATCACGGCCCCGGCCAATTAGTGGTTTACTTGCTGGTTGATTTGCGCCGCCTAAACAAAGGCCCCAGGCAAATGGTGACTATCCTGGAAAACGCGGTGATCAATACCCTGCGGCAATACGGCATCGCCGCCCAGGCAGAACCCAAGGCACCAGGCGTCTATGTCAATCAGCAAAAAATTGCCTCGCTGGGACTGCGGATCAAGCACGGATGCTGTTACCATGGCCTGAGCATCAATAACGATATGGATTTAGCGCCGTTTGCAGACATCAATCCCTGCGGCTATGCCGGTTTACAAGTAACACAATTGGCCGATTTGGGGGTTAAGATAAGTACTCAGGAACTAGCGGTGCCGGTTGTGCATCAGTTACTGCAAGCAATAGAAATCTGA
- a CDS encoding HvfC/BufC N-terminal domain-containing protein — MYRLHDLQRDFSRFVCQETQRLPPDIMANGLSAAQRLSIYRNNTRLGLTEALRDTYPVVNCLVGDAFFNRLAADYVKCYPLQAASLLTYGGHFAELIARFEAAQDLPYLADIARLEWLWHEAYHAGDAQPLPLSALARIDPAQYAQLAFRLHPSARVIASDYPIERIWASNQPEYQGREYIDLVAGGCRLLLYRPQWQVEIHYLAADEYQFLTLLGSGQALNQAVETVMRDHPDINIPLLLQQWLRKGLLTDFYLV; from the coding sequence ATGTACAGGCTGCATGATCTGCAACGGGATTTTTCCCGCTTCGTTTGCCAAGAAACCCAACGATTGCCCCCGGACATAATGGCTAATGGCTTGAGTGCCGCGCAACGTTTAAGCATTTATCGGAACAATACCCGGCTGGGTTTAACCGAAGCATTGCGCGACACCTATCCGGTGGTGAACTGCTTGGTCGGCGACGCGTTTTTTAATCGGCTGGCGGCCGACTATGTCAAATGCTATCCGTTGCAAGCGGCCAGCTTACTGACATACGGCGGGCATTTCGCCGAACTGATAGCCCGGTTTGAGGCGGCGCAAGATTTACCGTATTTAGCCGATATCGCCAGGCTGGAATGGCTATGGCATGAAGCCTATCACGCAGGCGATGCACAGCCTTTGCCGCTGTCCGCACTTGCCCGTATCGATCCGGCTCAATACGCGCAATTGGCATTCAGGCTGCATCCCAGCGCACGCGTCATCGCTTCGGATTATCCGATAGAACGGATCTGGGCAAGCAACCAGCCTGAATATCAAGGTCGTGAATACATCGATTTAGTTGCAGGTGGCTGTCGTTTACTGCTTTACCGACCACAATGGCAGGTGGAAATCCATTATTTGGCAGCGGACGAATATCAATTTTTAACGCTACTGGGATCCGGGCAGGCCCTCAATCAAGCGGTCGAAACCGTGATGCGCGATCACCCCGATATAAATATTCCGCTCCTTTTGCAACAGTGGTTGCGCAAAGGCTTATTGACCGATTTTTATCTGGTTTGA
- a CDS encoding sigma-54-dependent Fis family transcriptional regulator, producing MQTVNSSELAILRALVEGTVQTTGEDFLRSLVRNLCLATNVANGFIAEFTVDKTRIRSLAYWTQGEFIDNQEWELAGTPCVDVLAGKLCHYPSDLSKIFPKEEGVESYLGVPLQDADGHILGHLAIYDERAMPEEPRLLYTFKIFAARAAAELNRIRIEELRKQSEQRYKDLFDEAPIAYVHEDTDTRFLAANQAAMRILGITPEQVPGLIGSSFIPDTLQAQQRLQLALKSIEDGTNSDGVVLELRRKDNDQPIWIQWWSKLDPSRQYMRTMFIDITERVLMEREQARLQAQNLYLQEEIKSTHNFDDIIGRSPALQSLLNQVQRVAQTDASVLIQGESGTGKELIARAIHAASPRKNRPLIKVNCAALPASLIESELFGHEKGAFTGAINKRIGRFELAEGGTLFLDEVGEIPLDVQVKLLRVIQEREFERVGGQIPIKMDVRVITATNRNLLAEVAEKNFREDLFYRLNVFPLTTPPLRERLEDIPLLVNFLIAKFALKIGKKITGVSAKSMQRLQSYRWPGNIRELENVIERAVILADAPMLEVEPELLPAIADNGVKLAQTSDTSLDTVAKEHILSVLEQTRWVIEGPNGAAQLLNLKPSTLRYRMQKLGIDKTNR from the coding sequence ATGCAAACAGTCAATTCGTCGGAACTCGCCATACTGCGAGCATTGGTGGAAGGCACAGTACAAACCACCGGCGAGGACTTTTTACGGTCTCTGGTGCGGAATCTGTGTCTTGCCACCAACGTTGCGAACGGCTTCATTGCCGAATTCACCGTTGATAAAACCCGGATAAGGTCCCTGGCTTATTGGACGCAAGGCGAATTTATCGACAACCAAGAGTGGGAACTGGCGGGGACGCCCTGTGTGGACGTGTTGGCCGGCAAGCTGTGTCATTACCCGTCTGACCTTTCAAAGATATTTCCCAAGGAAGAAGGCGTAGAGAGTTATCTTGGCGTACCGCTACAAGATGCCGACGGTCATATCCTCGGACATTTGGCGATATACGATGAGCGGGCGATGCCCGAAGAACCGAGATTGCTCTATACGTTCAAGATTTTCGCGGCCAGGGCGGCGGCGGAGCTTAATCGGATTCGCATCGAAGAACTGCGAAAGCAAAGCGAACAGCGCTATAAGGACTTATTCGATGAAGCGCCGATTGCTTATGTGCACGAGGATACCGATACCCGTTTCCTGGCCGCTAACCAGGCCGCCATGCGCATCCTGGGCATCACCCCGGAACAGGTGCCGGGTCTGATTGGCAGCTCGTTCATACCCGATACTTTGCAAGCCCAACAGCGATTACAGCTAGCGCTCAAGTCCATCGAAGACGGTACGAATAGCGATGGCGTTGTCCTGGAATTGCGTCGCAAGGATAACGACCAGCCGATCTGGATACAGTGGTGGTCCAAACTCGACCCCAGCCGCCAGTACATGCGCACCATGTTTATCGACATTACCGAACGGGTGTTGATGGAACGGGAACAAGCCAGACTGCAAGCGCAAAACCTGTATTTACAGGAAGAAATTAAATCGACGCATAATTTTGACGACATCATAGGCCGCAGTCCGGCGCTGCAATCTTTGTTAAACCAAGTGCAACGGGTCGCGCAGACTGATGCGTCGGTATTGATCCAAGGCGAATCGGGGACCGGTAAGGAACTGATCGCCCGCGCTATTCACGCCGCCAGTCCCCGGAAAAACCGGCCGTTGATTAAAGTCAATTGCGCGGCGCTACCGGCCAGCCTGATCGAAAGCGAATTGTTCGGCCACGAAAAAGGCGCATTTACCGGCGCTATCAACAAACGTATTGGCCGCTTCGAATTGGCTGAAGGCGGCACGCTGTTCCTGGATGAAGTCGGCGAAATTCCGCTGGATGTGCAGGTCAAATTGTTACGGGTGATTCAAGAACGCGAATTCGAGCGGGTGGGCGGGCAAATACCCATCAAAATGGATGTGCGAGTGATTACCGCGACGAATCGGAACCTGCTGGCCGAAGTGGCGGAAAAGAATTTCCGCGAAGACCTGTTTTACCGTCTGAATGTGTTTCCGCTGACCACGCCGCCGCTACGGGAACGGCTGGAAGATATTCCGCTGCTGGTGAATTTTTTGATCGCTAAATTCGCGCTGAAAATCGGTAAAAAAATAACCGGCGTCAGCGCCAAATCGATGCAACGCTTGCAGAGCTATCGCTGGCCCGGCAATATCCGTGAGCTGGAAAATGTCATCGAACGCGCCGTGATACTCGCTGATGCGCCGATGTTGGAAGTCGAGCCGGAGCTATTGCCCGCAATTGCCGATAACGGTGTCAAACTCGCTCAAACCAGCGATACCAGTCTGGATACTGTCGCCAAAGAACATATCCTTAGCGTTCTAGAACAAACGCGCTGGGTCATAGAAGGCCCCAACGGTGCCGCACAACTGCTCAACCTTAAACCCAGTACCTTGCGCTATCGTATGCAGAAATTGGGCATCGATAAAACGAATCGGTAG